A DNA window from Naumovozyma dairenensis CBS 421 chromosome 8, complete genome contains the following coding sequences:
- the NDAI0H02180 gene encoding uncharacterized protein (similar to Saccharomyces cerevisiae AAT1 (YKL106W); ancestral locus Anc_2.475), producing the protein MLVYTATLSSRLKLIARNTRQLSNLLASVPQAPQDLEFQLNEEFQNDTRKRKIDLFSGIATDSSNEVILFTVIQKARQMLAKRDNNPPNDLSYLPDRVTTDLKIGIIGLIFKDSCPNYGPALLLKKRVVIEPTDGVTGALATAAKLLTLSSLSNTVWIPEPSPPNTANVFEINGFTNIKYYPYAKNGEITTKEWLETIRQGSDGSLQCILLNGCCDSASGIDPTREEWHEIIQTVYDLNMVPIIDMSYQGLKSGNPSSDALVIRTCLNASKFKEWRNGIFICHSFKYTMGLWGDDVGSLTIVLPKEVAGKTKEITARMKDIGRYLHPLPPTQSSRLVSLILSDPTLKRAWYSNLKNRVESNITMKRRLFHCLHWIDLLETEHRHNMTYTPGFSEQQLENLKRKYSIYAGIHGELQLNSFSRFRTICEAFEDVTAKNIKK; encoded by the coding sequence ATGTTAGTCTATACGGCAACTTTGAGCTCAAGGTTGAAGCTGATAGCAAGAAACACAAGACAGCTTTCCAATTTATTAGCGTCAGTGCCTCAAGCACCTCAAGATTTagaatttcaattgaatgaagaattccaaaatgataccagaaaaagaaaaatagaTCTTTTTTCTGGAATAGCCACAGATTCATCGAATGAAGTAATACTATTTACTGTTATCCAAAAGGCTAGACAAATGTTGGCTAAAAGAGACAACAATCCTCCGAATGATCTATCCTATTTACCAGACCGTGTCACGACAGATCTgaaaattggaataataGGTCTCATCTTTAAAGATTCTTGCCCAAATTATGGACCTGCATTACTACTAAAAAAGCGTGTTGTAATAGAACCAACAGATGGAGTAACAGGTGCACTAGCTACTGCCGCAAAACTACTGACATTATCCTCGCTAAGTAACACAGTTTGGATTCCAGAACCATCTCCCCCAAATACCGCCAATGTATTCGAGATCAATGGCTTTACAAATATAAAGTACTATCCATATGCGAAAAATGGAGAAATCACTACTAAAGAATGGCTCGAGACCATACGTCAAGGATCAGATGGATCACTACAATGCATCTTACTGAATGGGTGTTGTGATTCGGCATCTGGAATTGACCCAACGAGAGAAGAATGGCACGAGATTATTCAAACCGTTTATGATTTAAATATGGTACCTATCATTGACATGTCATATCAAGGATTGAAATCAGGAAATCCTTCAAGCGATGCTTTAGTGATACGCACTTGTTTGAATGCTTCAAAATTCAAGGAATGGAGAAATGGGATATTTATATGTcattcttttaaatatacaATGGGCTTATGGGGAGATGACGTTGGTTCTCTGACTATTGTCCTTCCTAAAGAAGTTGCTGGGAAAACAAAAGAGATTACTGCAAGAATGAAGGATATTGGAAGGTATCTCCATCCACTTCCACCGACGCAGTCTTCAAGATTGGTGAGTTTAATATTGTCTGACCCTACTCTGAAAAGGGCATGGTATagtaatttgaaaaatagaGTTGAATCCAATATAACaatgaaaagaagattATTTCACTGTTTACATTGGATTGATTTACTGGAAACGGAACATAGACACAATATGACTTATACTCCAGGATTTAGTGAACAACAGCTTGAAAACTTGAAACGGAAATATTCCATCTACGCCGGGATTCATGGGGAGCTCCAATTGAACTCCTTTAGCAGGTTCCGTACAATTTGCGAAGCCTTTGAAGATGTTACTGCtaaaaacataaaaaaatga
- the PDL32 gene encoding putative ADP-ribose 1''-phosphate phosphatase (similar to Saccharomyces cerevisiae YMR087W; ancestral locus Anc_2.474) — MTSQKREETGSMKKIILVDVNEIVVKLWKTYIPQAVPKYSNTLCIHHGKLESLMSSMKKSNTNHPGASYAVVSPGNSFGYLGGGFDLALYNYFGGKPFESWFRKQLGNRYHAIGSATVVDLKLCDEEATIRQRDGIRYIIHCPTVVAPVRPIYDQKNPVRTGIEPVFNAMWNALMHSPPDIDGLIIPGLCTGYAGVPSYISCKSMAFALRLYMCQDTISVELRNILTMFFLGYPYKPFYLDICKEECENLGLAFEKLKEYNVMTDSLEVILPSNLDQLKFRHL; from the coding sequence ATGACATCTCAAAAACGTGAAGAAACAGGGTctatgaagaaaattatcTTAGTGGACGTTAATGAAATTGTAGTTAAATTATGGAAGACATATATACCACAAGCAGTACCGAAATATAGCAATACATTATGCATACATCATGGTAAACTGGAAAGTTTGATGTCTTCTATGAAAAAAAGCAATACCAATCATCCTGGTGCATCGTATGCTGTTGTATCTCCAGGAAACTCATTCGGTTATTTAGGGGGAGGATTTGACCTTgcattatataattattttggaGGAAAACCTTTTGAATCATGGTTCAGAAAACAACTTGGGAACAGATACCATGCAATTGGATCAGCTACTGTtgttgatttgaaattatgTGATGAGGAAGCTACAATCAGACAAAGAGATGGTATACGATATATAATACATTGCCCTACAGTGGTTGCACCGGTTCGTCCAATTTATGATCAAAAGAATCCAGTAAGGACAGGTATTGAGCCCGTATTCAATGCAATGTGGAATGCCTTGATGCATTCACCTCCTGACATAGATGGACTAATTATCCCTGGGCTATGTACAGGTTATGCCGGCGTTCCTTCCTACATAAGTTGTAAAAGTATGGCATTTGCTCTCAGATTGTATATGTGCCAAGATACGATATCAGTTGAATTGAGGAACATATTGACTATGTTTTTCTTGGGATATCCATACAAACCCTTTTATCTGGATATATGTAAAGAAGAATGTGAGAATTTGGGGTTAGCTTTCGAGAAACTGAAGGAGTATAACGTCATGACAGATTCTTTAGAGGTAATCCTCCCTAGCAATTTagatcaattgaaatttagACACTTATAg
- the VBA1 gene encoding Vba1p (similar to Saccharomyces cerevisiae VBA1 (YMR088C); ancestral locus Anc_2.473) has product MDPLDETSSLLPARSTIEEVPEGEYEISLEKKYHEHNLSLPKVPILSSLWLGSFFSSLDSTIVANIMNRVAEEFAESDKKQWIATSFLLTNTAFQPLYGKLSDITGRKFAVLTAHFFFGLGCLLTCFAQNVTQFSIARAICGMGAGGINAMSSITTSDICTTRERGIFQGYANIVFGMGQVLGAPLGGLFLDHIGWRTLFGIQVPMIMFCSYLTITNVNIKLLHVPPRKERFTWKNLSRIDIFGSLSLVATISGILFLTSTQLDKLLLSLFTFISFGLFMWIELYYAKERILPFDLLNGSFGLCSVVTVISSYVVFGDIFRSPIYLQLIQDISVTKTGLFLIIPSIAMAGGSLVTGWILRNTTKNLSHCAYGIILSGVIIQLAGLVIAYLLIGHLNPSLNQLGNVFNIAMENFTSGSRTWKVIFVFSLLLGSYGYSSILVATLVSIVFTIEKSQQGTMTGIFYLWRSIGNVLGASLTLVLYRNTLAKRLWIYMFETENKPDSYIFTKDQYYNLIRDSGCLRRVNFPIETLKSLLNIYRGSFLISYIPNIALSVLGIMVACVLLRKYANAHA; this is encoded by the coding sequence ATGGATCCGCTTGATGAAACAAGTAGCTTACTGCCTGCAAGGAGTACAATCGAAGAGGTTCCTGAAGGGGAATATGAAATCTCGttggaaaagaaatatcacGAACATAACTTATCTCTACCAAAAGTTCctatattatcatcattatggTTAGGTAGTTTTTTTAGTTCGCTGGATAGTACCATTGTCGCAAATATAATGAACAGAGTCGCCGAGGAATTCGCAGAATCTGATAAGAAACAATGGATCGCAACGAGCTTCCTCTTAACTAATACCGCATTTCAACCTTTGTATGGGAAACTATCTGATATAACAGGTAGAAAATTTGCTGTTCTAACTGctcattttttctttgggCTTGGTTGTCTCTTGACATGTTTTGCTCAAAATGTTACTCAATTCTCCATTGCAAGAGCTATTTGTGGTATGGGTGCCGGTGGAATCAATGCAATGAGTAGTATTACTACCAGTGATATTTGTACCACGAGGGAACGTGGTATATTTCAAGGTTATGCAAATATCGTGTTCGGAATGGGTCAAGTGTTAGGTGCACCTCTAGGTGGGTTATTTTTGGATCACATTGGGTGGAGAACCTTATTTGGGATCCAAGTTCCCATGATTATGTTCTGCTCGTATTTAACAATTACTAATGTTAACATTAAACTATTACATGTCCCGCCAAGAAAGGAAAGGTTTACGTGGAAGAATCTTTCAAGAATTGATATATTTGGATCTCTCAGTCTAGTGGCCACGATCAGTGGAATCCTATTTTTAACCTCTACTCAATTAGATAAACTTTTACTTTCGTTATTCACTTTTATTAGTTTCGGTTTGTTTATGTGGATCGAATTGTACTATGCCAAGGAAAGAATTTTACCATTCGACCTATTAAATGGTTCATTCGGTCTATGTTCTGTTGTTACTGTAATTTCATCCTATGTTGTCTTTGGTGATATATTCAGATCACCTATTTATCTACAACTGATCCAAGATATTTCAGTGACGAAGACGGGTTTATTCTTAATTATACCATCTATTGCAATGGCTGGTGGTTCATTAGTTACAGGTTGGATATTAAGGAATACCACTAAGAATCTATCACATTGTGCGTATGGTATTATATTGTCTGGTGTCATTATTCAACTTGCTGGACTTGTCATAGCATATTTGTTGATTGGTCACTTGAATCCATCTTTAAACCAACTTGGGaatgttttcaatattgCTATGGAAAATTTTACTTCTGGCTCAAGGACGTGGAAAGTAATATTTGTCTTCTCATTACTTTTGGGTTCTTATGGTTATTCGAGTATATTAGTTGCAACTTTGGTAAGCATTGTTTTCaccattgaaaaatcacAACAAGGTACTATGACAGGTATTTTCTATTTATGGAGATCCATTGGTAACGTCCTCGGTGCATCTTTGACTTTAGTTCTGTATAGAAATACACTAGCTAAAAGGCTATGGATCTATATGTTTGAAACAGAGAATAAACCAgattcatatatttttacAAAAGACCAGTACTATAACTTAATCCGTGATTCTGGTTGTTTAAGAAGGGTTAACTTCCCAATAGAAACATTAAAATCTCTGCTTAACATTTATCGTGGCTCATTCTTGATTTCATATATTCCGAATATTGCATTAAGTGTATTAGGAATTATGGTTGCATGTGTTCTTCTTAGAAAGTATGCTAATGCACATGCTTAA
- the YTA12 gene encoding m-AAA protease subunit YTA12 (similar to Saccharomyces cerevisiae YTA12 (YMR089C); ancestral locus Anc_2.472), which yields MIHIIKLQSRRALLNSWKSAIKYTYRPLTTTSIGTGITYRHRLFHTVRPLLQDKKATDEDLEKIKEEIRKYIEARERNNGKDTDPVKKEQIDNELRRLEETLRNQEGEAKRDEPLHENEHDQPPHERMQDGKFFSPKLDPANRDNNGVPPEPPKNINLFQIGLTFFLLSFLVDAFNTAEERKEITWQEFYATLLSKGYVSKLFVINKSVVKVILNDNGKNSPEHSGNDFYYFTIGSIDSFEHKLADAQKDANLEIPVEYIQEGNWSKAMFQILPTALMIAGIIWLTSKSVSSAGGSRGGMFGISRSKAKKFNTETAMRIKFKDVAGCDEAKEEIMEFVSFLKEPSRYEKMGAKIPRGAILSGPPGTGKTLLAKATAGEAGVPFYFVSGSEFVEMFVGVGAARVRDLFKTARENAPSIVFIDEIDAIGKARQKGNFSGANDERENTLNQMLVEMDGFTPSDHVVVLAGTNRPDILDKALLRPGRFDRHINIDKPELEGRKAIFEVHLQKLKLAGTVLDLKNRLAALTPGFAGADIANVCNEAALIAARNDQPSVRLEHFEQAIERVIGGVERKSKLLSPDEKKVVAYHEAGHAICGWFLKYADPLLKVSIIPRGQGALGYAQYLPGDIFLLSEQQLKHRIIMSLGGRVSEELHFSSVTSGASDDLKKITSMATAMVTQLGMSEKIGWINYQKRDDSDLTKPFSEETGDHIDSEVLRIIHECHTKCTALLKEKAVELEKVAQFLLKKEVLTREDMINLLGKRPFPERNDAFDKYLNASETKRLRNQEKNGQNEKPDETKLDSESK from the coding sequence ATGATCCATATCATAAAGCTCCAATCGAGAAGAGCTTTGCTTAATTCATGGAAATCTGCCATAAAATACACGTATAGGCCCTTAACTACGACATCCATTGGGACCGGAATAACATATAGACACCGATTATTCCATACTGTACGTCCTTTACTACAAGACAAGAAAGCTACTGACGAGGATTtagaaaagattaaagaagaaatcagGAAGTATATTGAGGCAAGGGAACGAAATAATGGGAAAGATACTGATCCGGTAAAAAAGGAACAAATTGACAATGAACTAAGAAGATTAGAAGAAACTTTAAGGAATCAAGAAGGAGAAGCTAAACGTGATGAACCCTTGCATGAGAATGAGCATGATCAACCACCGCATGAACGAATGCAGGATgggaaatttttcagcCCAAAACTCGATCCTGCTAATAGAGATAACAATGGAGTTCCTCCAGAGCCaccaaaaaatatcaatttatttcaaattggtTTGACGTTCTTTCTTCTATCATTCCTAGTAGATGCATTCAATACAGCCGaggaaaggaaagaaaTTACATGGCAAGAATTTTACGCTACTTTGCTCTCCAAAGGTtatgtttcaaaattattcgTTATCAATAAATCTGTCGTGAAAGTAATTTTAAATGACAATGGTAAGAATTCTCCTGAACATTCAGGTAACGATTTCTATTACTTCACTATTGGTTCAATTGATTCGTTCGAACATAAACTAGCTGATGCTCAAAAGGATGctaatttggaaattccAGTAGAATATATTCAAGAAGGGAATTGGTCGAAGGCGATGTTCCAAATATTACCTACTGCATTGATGATTGCTGGTATCATATGGTTGACAAGTAAATCTGTATCTTCGGCTGGCGGTTCCCGTGGTGGTATGTTTGGTATTAGTCGTTCCAAAGCAAAGAAATTCAACACTGAAACGGCAATGAGGATCAAATTTAAGGATGTTGCTGGATGTGATGAAGCCAAAGAGGAAATTATGGAATTTGTTAGTTTCTTAAAGGAACCATCTCGTTATGAGAAGATGGGTGCCAAAATTCCACGAGGCGCTATCTTGTCAGGTCCTCCAGGTACAGGTAAGACTCTCCTAGCTAAGGCTACAGCTGGTGAAGCTGGTGTcccattttattttgtctCTGGTTCtgaatttgttgaaatGTTTGTTGGTGTTGGTGCCGCTAGAGTACGTGATTTATTTAAGACAGCTAGAGAAAATGCTCCATCAATCGTTttcattgatgaaattgatgcTATAGGGAAGGCAAGGCAAAAGGGGAACTTTTCTGGTGCTAATgatgaaagagaaaacaCTTTGAACCAAATGTTAGTTGAAATGGACGGCTTTACACCATCTGATCATGTTGTGGTGCTTGCCGGTACCAATAGACCTGATATTCTTGATAAAGCATTATTGAGACCCGGTAGATTTGACAGacatattaatattgataaacCAGAATTAGAGGGTAGAAAGGCAATCTTTGAAGTTCATTTACAGAAGTTAAAATTAGCGGGGACTGTTTTGGATTTAAAGAATAGATTAGCAGCATTGACTCCTGGGTTTGCAGGGGCTGATATTGCCAATGTATGTAACGAAGCTGCATTGATTGCAGCTAGAAATGATCAGCCATCAGTTAGATTAGAACATTTTGAACAAGCTATCGAAAGAGTTATCGGTGGTGTTGAAAGAAAATCCAAGTTATTGTCACCagatgaaaagaaagttGTTGCATATCATGAGGCTGGACATGCTATCTGCGGATGGTTCTTGAAATACGCTGATCCTCTATTGAAAGTCAGTATCATTCCTCGTGGCCAAGGTGCTTTGGGATATGCACAATACTTACCTGGtgatattttcttattgaGTGAACAACAACTGAAACATAGAATAATCATGTCACTTGGTGGTAGAGTATCTGAAGAATTACATTTTTCATCCGTAACTAGCGGTGCGTCAGACGATCTTAAAAAGATAACAAGTATGGCCACCGCTATGGTGACTCAATTAGGTATGAGTGAGAAGATTGGTTGGATTAACTATCAAAAAAGAGATGATTCTGATTTAACCAAACCTTTCTCTGAAGAAACCGGAGATCACATTGACTCAGAAGTACTTAGAATAATACATGAATGTCATACAAAATGTACGGCATTGCTGAAGGAGAAAGCTGTTGAGTTAGAAAAAGTGGCTCAATtcttattaaaaaaagaagtGCTGACTAGAGAAGATATGATTAATTTACTGGGTAAACGTCCATTCCCAGAAAGAAATGATGCTTTTGACAAATATTTGAATGCAAGTGAGACTAAAAGAttaagaaatcaagaaaaaaatggacaaaatgaaaaaccAGACGAAACTAAGCTTGATTCAGAGTCCAAGTGA
- the ATP25 gene encoding Atp25p (similar to Saccharomyces cerevisiae YMR098C; ancestral locus Anc_2.461) produces the protein MLLRTRLGVTMVSKKPQLSIAMSLVPMRYNSIVAKPWYLVPKPKKETVLEEIEYPKESPSSLTEITSELQKLGLTDVKIFDQRPNNKGILVVSTTKSIAHSNKSSIELNKFLKNRFNSLPDKEGLISSTDTKKLQRRLERRKKIKANFNNKQKVGKQDNWVMIKCHVDDIFVNMITAERRKELNLEELWATTEEEREYYQDKAAKDYQYTKQQSTVEDDNILAGLRRLAYQRRQYSTTSSSRRTPTLLNKFIKENEFENADQLLHSEEGFFDLDVLSRLKVIYKHRPHSNIENNVNIPNWKCYFDKHWPLILPKDGIESEKYWKLRLQFLTSLHKKYPQLYTTRCISKDYFLLKKSNGFQLTTADFVAFLKSLLLTPCINKQSLIERNKTIVEMLSLYLSSAEVSMEAIITNPEVISLLLRSLINDDRTIVLQNPLQELLVYFKTRGWSKKPQRKIIISILDTLFELRDWKKVFLFWNTQISRIGPDSDDRPWAHFIHLFNETNDLSTMKKLVTEGHLLQLKRFNTPIDENLRKNLEELFNKVDPEEQYFENLKLFLMG, from the coding sequence ATGCTGCTGAGAACAAGATTAGGGGTTACCATGGTGTCGAAGAAACCACAGTTGTCGATAGCTATGTCTTTGGTACCGATGAGATATAATTCCATTGTGGCCAAGCCATGGTATCTAGTACCTAAACCCAAGAAGGAAACAGTGCTGGAAGAGATCGAATATCCTAAGGAAAGTCCTTCTTCTCTTACGGAAATTACATctgaattacaaaaattggGATTAACTGATGTGAAGATTTTCGACCAGAGACCGAACAATAAGGGAATCCTGGTTGTTTCCACCACCAAATCTATCGctcattcaaataaatcctcaattgaattgaacaaatttttgaagaatagGTTCAATTCATTGCCCGATAAAGAAGGACTGATAAGTAGTACAGATActaaaaaattacaaagacGATTAGAAAGACGTAAAAAGATTAAAGCGAATTTTAATAACAAGCAAAAAGTAGGTAAACAAGATAATTGGGTTATGATAAAGTGCCATGtagatgatatatttgttAATATGATAACAGCGGAAAGAAGGAAGGAACTGAACTTGGAAGAACTTTGGGCAACCACTGAAGAAGAGCGtgaatattatcaagataAAGCAGCAAAGGATTATCAGTATACGAAGCAACAGAGCACGGTCGAAGACGATAATATATTGGCTGGATTGAGACGTTTGGCTTATCAGAGAAGACAATATTCTACTACATCTAGTAGCCGTCGTACACCAACACTCTTAAATAAGTTTATTAAGGAAAATGAGTTTGAGAATGCTGATCAGTTACTTCATAGTGAAGAGGGCTTCTTCGATCTCGATGTCCTGTCACGACTAAAAGTGATATATAAGCACAGACCTCATtctaatattgaaaataatgttaatattCCCAATTGGAAGTGTTATTTCGATAAACACTGGCCTTTGATATTACCTAAAGACGGAATTGAATCCGAAAAGTACTGGAAACTACGATTACAATTTTTAACATCATTGCATAAGAAGTACCCACAACTGTATACCACTCGTTGTATTAGCAAGGATTACTttctattgaagaaatctAACGGTTTTCAATTGACCACTGCAGATTTCGTAGCATTTTTAAAGTCTCTTTTGTTGACTCCATGTATAAATAAGCAATCTTTAATAGAAAGGAACAAAACAATCGTGGAGATGTTATCACTTTATTTAAGTTCTGCTGAAGTGTCCATGGAAGCAATAATAACTAATCCTGAGGTTATTTCCTTATTGTTGCGATCTTTGATTAACGATGACCGAACGATAGTCCTACAAAATCCCTTGCAAGAGCTTTTAGTCTATTTCAAAACCAGAGGTTGGTCCAAAAAACcgcaaagaaaaataattatatctATTTTAGATACTCTCTTCGAACTTCGTGATTGGAAGAAagttttcttattttgGAATACTCAAATCTCCCGTATTGGTCCAGATAGCGACGATAGGCCTTGGGCTCATTTCATCCACCTGTTTAATGAAACGAATGACTTGTCGACAATGAAGAAACTTGTAACAGAGGGACATCTTTTGCAGCTAAAGAGATTTAATACCCCCATAGATGAAAACTTGAGGAAGAATCTAGAAGAACTGTTCAATAAGGTTGATCCAGAGGAGCagtattttgaaaatttgaagttATTCCTAATGGGTTAA
- the CTF13 gene encoding Ctf13p (similar to Saccharomyces cerevisiae CTF13 (YMR094W); ancestral locus Anc_2.467), whose amino-acid sequence MDITRFLELPVTIRKEVYFHLNGSFTHLNQQFTNTSLLSLISSLATPPFHSKNNEQLREKLYPTYAPYLEAFAFNSNLIDQWLSYSSWLRYDAIVIDCMRLNHLYEGSLIGPVDWIFLGGKIKLAYFDKFYLLQVWFSYQEYAKWIMEGGKDGDLILETEYLRFNTECFKPNMMIETYNVMENRKLLGFVSDVFFGEDEIEDDIFEEKDTLQKENNSIDEEISDALNTLESVENGTYKKRKTSSKIPTMSSKLNDKPLTKIIENLHKFKNIRNLFVRGDALYETMINAHGIRQVGRKVKYVVKTRTRTMQLLQLKYPTRFHVADFSRWVNLREVHMSGIEHADLNEFVLPKACKSLTISNSQNIIWWDIMGKISNFLPEKHRFEHSCYPLNASVQTCSSLENCAHRKLTKLKEDSITQDDLVRCRKEIWKIIFPLNYIQLNNVFSISSGTIVVPNAMYENHRIQLFGKSNINELIVI is encoded by the coding sequence ATGGATATAACACGGTTCCTAGAACTACCAGTaacaattagaaaagaGGTCTATTTCCACTTGAATGGATCATTCACACATTTGAATCAACAATTCACTAATACAAGTTTGTTATCTCTCATATCGTCATTAGCAACACCACCATTCCATTCAAAGAACAATGAACAATTGCGAGAAAAACTATACCCAACTTATGCTCCATATCTTGAAGCATTCGCTTTCAATTCAAACCTAATAGATCAATGGCTTTCTTATTCATCATGGTTACGTTATGACGCGATTGTCATTGATTGTATGAGAttaaatcatctttatGAAGGGTCTTTAATAGGTCCTGTTGATTGGATATTTCTCGGTGGGAAAATCAAATTGGcttattttgataaattttatCTGTTGCAAGTATGGTTTTCATATCAAGAATATGCTAAATGGATTATGGAAGGTGGGAAGGACGGTGATTTGATTCTCGAAACGGAATATTTAAGGTTCAATACTGAGTGTTTCAAACCAAATATGATGATAGAAACATATAATGTTATGGAAAATAGGAAACTACTCGGGTTTGTATCTGATGTCTTTTTTGGCGAAGATGAaatagaagatgatatatttgaGGAAAAAGACACCttacaaaaggaaaataacTCCATCGATGAAGAGATTAGCGATGCTTTAAATACGCTGGAAAGTGTAGAAAATGGCACGTATAAAAAACGTAAGACATCCTCAAAAATACCAACAATGTCAtctaaattaaatgataagCCATTGACCAAGATAATTGAGAATCTacataaatttaaaaatatacgGAATTTATTTGTACGAGGGGACGCATTATATGAAACTATGATCAATGCCCATGGTATTCGACAGGTGGGTCGTAAAGTTAAATATGTTGTGAAAACCAGAACACGTACAATGcaattattacaattgaaatatCCTACAAGGTTCCATGTCGCTGACTTTTCAAGGTGGGTTAATCTTCGAGAAGTTCATATGTCAGGTATCGAACATGCTGACTTAAATGAATTTGTCCTACCGAAAGCATGTAAATCATTGACTATCAGCAACTCTCAAAACATTATTTGGTGGGATATAATGGGTAAAATCAGTAACTTCCTTCCGGAAAAGCACAGATTCGAGCACTCGTGTTATCCTCTTAATGCCAGCGTCCAAACATGCTCAAGTTTGGAGAATTGCGCTCATAGGAAGCTGACAAAACTAAAGGAAGACAGCATTACACAGGACGATCTCGTTCGTTgtagaaaagaaatttggaaaataatttttcctcTGAATTATAtacaattaaataatgtattttcaatatcaagTGGAACGATTGTTGTACCTAATGCCATGTATGAAAATCATAGGATACAATTATTCGGAAAGTCCAATATCAATGAGCTGATTGTAATTTGA